A genomic window from Lotus japonicus ecotype B-129 chromosome 1, LjGifu_v1.2 includes:
- the LOC130729056 gene encoding uncharacterized protein LOC130729056 — protein sequence MLRDCKGDLATSWDASHSLTCNRHTEILASFERSIHRIDHIFMFPFYTNIRGFVSNKCLQLIGAEHIRMKSYGGCDCLLRETHGLPCGCELAGYERIPYESIHPFWKRLSWEHVPEPVVDTTSNHICGMNHGDMQPEVEALTHYFSSLDTGGQSMVRRKLQAIYCPESSSLCTPAVKIRSKRTLKANERIPPKNKAIGSLTRDLSGIF from the exons atgttgcgggattgcaagggtgacctggccacttcatgggatgcgtcgcatagtttgacatgtaatcgacatactgaaatattagcatcgtttgagcgcagtattcacagaattgatcacattttcatgttcccattttacacaaatattagaggatttgtgtcaaacaaatgcctgcAGCTCATTGGCGCtgaacatataagaatgaagtcctacggcggatgcgattgcttgttgagagagactcatggactaccttgcggttgtgaacttgcag gttatgaaagaattccatatgagtcaattcatccattctggaagagactgagttgggagcatgtacctgaaccTGTTGTAGATACTACCAGCAACCATATTTGCGGCATGAACCATGGAGATATgcaaccagaagttgaggcattgacacattatttcagttctttggatactggagggcagagtatggtaaggaggaagcttcaagcgatctattgtcctgaaagcagttcacTTTGTACTCCTGCGGTTAAGATAAGGTCCAAGCGCACTCTTAAGGCGAATGAGAGAATACCACCCAAGAAtaaagcaataggatccttaACTCGTGATCTTTCAg GTATTTTTTGA
- the LOC130733982 gene encoding pentatricopeptide repeat-containing protein At1g19720, protein MEKCLIILPTKSRPPLSIPSYSASQFEFIASTRVHANSNYVSMSIRSLPYPKFMDAQLNQLCSNGPLSDAVAILDSLAEQGSKVRPITYMNLLQSCIDRDCIEVGRELHARIGLVGNVNPFVETKLVSMYSKCGHLSEARKVFDEMRERNLFTWSAMIGACSREKSWEEVVDLFYDMVRHGFLPDEFLLPKILQACGKCGDLETGRLIHSVAIRHGMCSSIRVNNSIMAVYAKCGEMGFAKKLFKSMDERDSVTWNAIITGFCQNGDIEQARKYFDAMQEEGVEPGLVTWNILIASYNQLGRCDIAMDLMRKMESFGLTPDVYTWSSMISGFTQKGRTYHALDLLRKMLLSGVEPNSITVASAASACASLQSLSMALEIHGIGVKMSLVDDVLTGNSLIDMYSKCGDLEAAQRIFDMMYERDVYSWNTIIGGYCHAGFCGKAYELFMKMQDSDSPPNVVTWNALITGYMQSGAEDQALDLFKRIEKDGKIKRNVASWNSLIAGFLQSGQKDKAMQIFRRMQFFQIAPNSVTVLSILPAFANLVAGKKVKEIHCCALRRNLVSEISVSNILIDSYAKSGNLMYSRRIFDGLPLKDIISWNIMLSGYVLHGSSESALDLFYQMRKEGLQPTRGTFASIILAYSHAGMVDEGTRVFSSITEEYQIRPGLEHYSAMVYLLGRSGKLAEALEFIQNMPVSPNFSVWHTLLTACRVHRNFRLAILAAESMFELEPGNIVTQYLLSQAYSLCGKSWESPKMAKLEKEKAIKKPVGQCWIERKNTIHTFVVCDQSHPYLDKLHSWLKGVAVNVKAHISDHELCIEEEEKENSSSVVHSEKLAFAFALIDSHHAPQILRIVKNLRMCRDCHDTAKYISLAYECEIYLSDSNCLHHFKGGQCSCRDYW, encoded by the coding sequence ATGGAAAAATGCCTCATTATCTTACCCACTAAATCAAGACCTCCTCTTTCAATCCCATCTTACAGTGCCTCCCAATTTGAGTTTATTGCCTCAACAAGAGTCCATGCAAACTCCAACTATGTATCTATGTCCATAAGGTCACTTCCATACCCAAAATTCATGGATGCCCAGTTGAACCAGTTATGCAGTAATGGCCCCCTGAGTGATGCTGTGGCAATTCTTGACTCCCTGGCTGAACAAGGCTCCAAGGTGAGACCCATCACCTATATGAACTTGCTACAGTCTTGTATTGACAGGGACTGTATTGAGGTGGGTAGAGAGTTGCATGCTCGGATTGGATTGGTGGGAAATGTGAATCCTTTTGTGGAGACCAAGCTGGTGAGCATGTATTCAAAATGTGGGCATTTGAGTGAGGCACGCAAAGTGTTTGATGAAATGCGTGAGAGGAATTTGTTCACTTGGTCTGCTATGATTGGTGCCTGCTCCAGGGAGAAGAGTTGGGAGGAGGTTGTGGACCTCTTTTATGACATGGTGCGGCATGGTTTCTTGCCTGATGAGTTTTTGCTTCCGAAGATCTTGCAAGCGTGCGGGAAGTGCGGGGATTTGGAGACCGGGAGGTTGATTCATTCGGTGGCGATTCGGCATGGGATGTGCTCTTCCATTCGGGTGAATAATTCAATTATGGCTGTGTATGCTAAGTGTGGGGAGATGGGTTTTGCAAAGAAGCTTTTTAAGAGTATGGATGAGAGAGACAGTGTGACCTGGAATGCAATAATAACTGGGTTTTGCCAGAATGGTGATATTGAACAAGCTCGGAAATACTTTGATGCAATGCAGGAAGAAGGAGTTGAACCTGGTTTGGTGACTTGGAACATTTTGATTGCTAGTTATAATCAGTTAGGGCGTTGTGATATCGCAATGGATTTAATGAGGAAGATGGAGAGTTTTGGGTTAACTCCAGATGTATATACTTGGTCTTCTATGATTTCTGGGTTTACTCAAAAGGGTAGGACATATCATGCTTTAGATTTGTTGAGAAAGATGTTATTATCAGGGGTTGAGCCTAACAGCATTACAGTTGCAAGTGCAGCCTCGGCATGTGCGTCCTTACAATCACTAAGTATGGCTTTAGAAATCCATGGTATTGGTGTTAAGATGAGTTTGGTTGATGATGTGCTAACTGGTAATTCACTGATTGACATGTATTCCAAGTGCGGGGATCTAGAAGCTGCTCAACGCATTTTTGATATGATGTATGAGAGAGATGTATATTCTTGGAATACAATTATCGGAGGATATTGCCATGCTGGTTTCTGCGGCAAAGCTTATGAGTTATTTATGAAAATGCAGGACTCTGATTCACCACCTAATGTAGTTACATGGAATGCATTGATTACAGGATATATGCAGAGTGGTGCTGAGGATCAGGCGTTGGATCTTTTTAAAAGGATTGAGAAAGATGGAAAAATTAAGCGAAACGTAGCATCATGGAATTCATTAATTGCTGGTTTCCTGCAAAGTGGACAAAAGGACAAGGCTATGCAGATATTTCGGCGTATGCAGTTTTTCCAGATAGCTCCTAACTCAGTCACAGTGCTAAGTATCCTTCCTGCCTTTGCAAATTTAGTGGCTGGGAAAAAAGTGAAAGAAATCCATTGTTGTGCCCTACGTAGAAATTTAGTGTCTGAAATTTCAGTGTCAAATATATTAATCGACAGTTATGCTAAGTCAGGAAATTTGATGTATTCCAGACGTATTTTTGATGGATTGCCATTGAAAGATATCATCAGTTGGAACATTATGCTTTCTGGTTATGTTCTACATGGCAGTTCAGAGTCTGCACTTGATCTATTTTATCAGATGAGGAAGGAAGGGCTTCAACCAACTAGAGGTACTTTTGCAAGCATCATCTTAGCTTATAGTCATGCTGGAATGGTGGATGAGGGGACGCGAGTTTTCTCAAGCATTACTGAAGAATACCAGATTAGACCAGGTTTGGAGCATTATTCTGCTATGGTCTATTTGCTTGGTCGTTCAGGTAAGCTTGCTGAAGCACTGGAGTTTATTCAAAACATGCCTGTTTCACCGAATTTCTCTGTTTGGCACACCTTGCTGACCGCCTGCAGAGTTCATAGAAATTTTAGACTGGCAATCCTTGCAGCAGAAAGTATGTTTGAGTTGGAACCTGGAAATATTGTAACTCAGTATTTGCTTTCACAGGCATATTCTTTATGTGGCAAGTCATGGGAATCTCCAAAAATGGCAAAGCTGGAGAAAGAAAAAGCTATTAAGAAACCTGTTGGGCAATGCTGGATTGAAAGGAAAAACACAATCCATACTTTTGTAGTTTGTGATCAATCTCACCcatatttggacaagctacATTCTTGGCTAAAAGGGGTAGCTGTAAATGTCAAGGCACATATTTCTGACCATGAACTTTGCATTGAGGAAGAGGAGAAGGAAAATAGTAGTAGTGTTGTACATAGTGAAAAACTTGCATTTGCTTTTGCTCTTATAGACTCTCATCATGCACCTCAAATTCTAAGGATAGTGAAAAATTTGAGAATGTGTAGAGATTGCCACGACACAGCCAAGTACATATCGTTGGCATATGAGTGTGAAATATATTTGAGTGACTCAAATTGCTTACACCACTTTAAAGGTGGACAATGTTCTTGTAGGGATTATTGGTAG
- the LOC130729089 gene encoding uncharacterized protein LOC130729089, translating into MKIISYNVRGLGGTAKRRLLRGLISKEQVDMICIQETKLEAVNVSICTQIWGDCDYEWQACPAVNRGGGLLCVWKRGVFHMQECYSGPGFMGLVGNWGNMLELSVIVNIYSPCRIEEKRSMWQHLVDWKNSNTASLWCLGGDFNSVRSEDERRGITVNSGPQRRDMVEFNRFIEEMEVLDLPLSGRKYTWVRPNGQAQSKIDWFLLSLEWLAKWPHSVQLGLNREFSDHCPVLLRSIYQDWGPKPFRVMNCWMKDHRFEEVVKKAWEEQQISGWGAFRLKEKLKGLKVKLKGWNKDVLERFAE; encoded by the coding sequence ATGAAGATAATATCCTACAATGTGAGGGGGCTAGGTGGTACTGCCAAGAGGAGATTGCTCAGAGGACTGATTTCAAAGGAGCAAGTTGACATGATTTGCATACAGGAGACAAAGCTGGAGGCAGTAAATGTGAGCATATGTACACAGATTTGGGGTGACTGTGATTATGAATGGCAAGCTTGCCCAGCTGTGAATCGAGGGGGAGGCTTGCTTTGTGTTTGGAAGCGAGGGGTTTTCCACATGCAGGAATGTTATTCCGGACCAGGATTTATGGGACTAGTTGGAAATTGGGGTAATATGCTTGAACTATCTGTGATTGTCAATATTTATTCACCCTGTAGAATCGAAGAGAAGAGGAGCATGTGGCAGCACCTAGTAGATTGGAAAAACAGCAACACTGCATCACTTTGGTGTCTGGGGGGTGATTTTAACTCAGTTCGCTCTGAGGATGAACGTAGAGGCATTACAGTAAACTCTGGACCGCAGAGGAGGGACATGGTGGAGTTCAACAGATTCATTGAAGAGATGGAGGTACTAGATCTTCCATTGTCTGGAAGGAAGTATACCTGGGTCAGACCAAATGGACAGGCTCAGAGCAAAATCGACTGGTTTTTACTGTCTCTGGAGTGGTTAGCAAAGTGGCCTCATAGCGTACAGTTGGGGCTCAACAGGGAATTCTCGGACCATTGCCCAGTTCTTCTAAGATCAATATACCAAGACTGGGGCCCGAAACCCTTCCGTGTGATGAATTGTTGGATGAAGGATCATCGCTTTGAGGAGGTTGTGAAAAAGGCTTGGGAGGAACAGCAAATTAGTGGCTGGGGTGCGTTTAGActcaaagaaaaattgaaagggCTGAAAGTAAAATTGAAAGGATGGAACAAGGATGTTTTGGAGCGATTTGCGGAGTAG
- the LOC130733986 gene encoding omega-3 fatty acid desaturase, endoplasmic reticulum-like — MLLLRVWIWVKIQTLMLVEGDRSQTQKFRILICRGGVGFLDKKRRSEEEEEETDLNKRSFFTHFLAMVEANGHHNDFDPSAPPPFKIAEIRAAIPKHCWVKNPWRSLSYVLRDVIVVIALIVAAIHFDSWFFWPLYWILQGTMFWALFVLGHDCGHGSFSDSPTLNSLVGHILHSSILVPFHGWRISHRTHHQNHGHVEKDESWVPLTEKIYKSLDSLTRFMRFTVPFPMFVYPIYLWTRSPGKEGSHFNPYSNLFTPSERKEVAISTLCWVIMLSLLLYLSSITSPLLMLKVYGVPYMIFVMWLDFVTYLHHHGYKQKLPWYRGKEWSYLRGGLTTVDRDYGWVNNIHHDIGTHVIHHLFPQMPHYHLVEATQAAKPVLGEYYREPEKSAPIPFHLIKYLILSFRVDHFVSDTGDIVYYQHDPHLYHKTE, encoded by the exons ATGTTATTACTGAGGGTGTGGATCTGGGTAAAAATACAAACTTTGATGTTGGTGGAAGGAGATCGAAGCCAAACACAGAAATTTCGAATTTTGATTTGCAGAGGAGGAGTTGGTTTTCTGGATAAGAAGAGaagaagtgaagaagaagaagaagaaactgatCTGAATAAGAGAAGTTTTTTCACACACTTTCTGG CAATGGTTGAAGCCAATGGACACCACAATGATTTTGATCCCAGTGCTCCTCCACCATTCAAGATTGCAGAAATTAGAGCTGCAATTCCAAAGCATTGCTGGGTCAAGAATCCATGGAGATCCCTCAGTTATGTGCTCAGAGATGTCATAGTAGTTATTGCACTTATAGTAGCAGCAATTCACTTTGATAGCTGGTTTTTCTGGCCCCTCTACTGGATTCTTCAGGGCACAATGTTCTGGGCTCTGTTTGTTCTTGGACATGATtg TGGCCATGGAAGCTTTTCAGATAGTCCCACATTGAACAGCTTGGTGGGACACATTTTGCACTCCTCAATTCTTGTACCATTCCATGGATG GAGAATTAGCCATAGAACCCACCATCAAAACCATGGACATGTTGAGAAGGATGAGTCATGGGTTCCA TTGACAGAGAAGATTTACAAGAGTCTAGACAGCTTGACAAGATTCATGAGATTCACTGTGCCTTTTCCTATGTTTGTGTATCCCATTTATTTG TGGACAAGAAGCCCTGGGAAAGAAGGCTCACACTTCAATCCGTATAGCAATCTGTTCACACCTAGTGAGAGAAAAGAAGTGGCAATTTCAACATTGTGTTGGGTTATCATGCTTTCTCTCCTTCTCTATCTGTCTTCCATAACTAGTCCTCTTCTAATGCTCAAAGTCTATGGTGTTCCATATATG ATCTTTGTTATGTGGCTGGACTTTGTTACATATTTGCATCACCATGGCTACAAGCAGAAACTACCATGGTACCGCGGCAAG GAATGGAGTTATCTAAGAGGTGGGCTTACAACAGTGGATCGTGACTATGGTTGGGTTAATAACATTCACCATGACATTGGCACACATGTTATTCATCACCTTTTCCCTCAAATGCCTCATTATCATTTGGTTGAAGCG ACCCAAGCAGCAAAACCAGTTTTGGGAGAATATTATCGTGAACCTGAAAAATCTGCACCAATTCCATTCCATCTGATCAAGTACTTAATACTGAGCTTTAGAGTAGACCACTTTGTTAGTGACACTGGAGATATTGTCTACTATCAGCATGATCCTCACCTCTACCACAAGACAGAGTGA
- the LOC130733985 gene encoding jacalin-related lectin 3-like produces MMFWMQSSEDSMKKSSSVGPWGGNGGSRWDDGIYSGVRQLVIVHGAGIDSIQIEYDKKGSSIWSEKHGGSGGNKTDKVKLDYPDEFLTSIHGYYGSLNQWGQNLVRSLSFESNKKNYGPFGVEKGTRFSVPMNGAKIVGFHGRCGSYIDAIGVYLKSLKKPDPSKALVHQNHINNTAENFGYSVLQGSVNQNYDIVLAVRQKDDFGKPQPLPNNVSNVSGKISLVKESNNFEHKGKVAHLVKSPQRVEGVTYGPWGGIGGYTFDDGTYEGIRQINLSRNVGIVWIRVLYDHEGEAIWGCKQGGTGGYKSDKIVFDFPYEVLTHISGYYGPLMYMGPVVIRSLTFFTTKRRYGPYGEEQGTYFTTKVKEGKVVGIHGRKGLFLDALGVHVVEGKVVAPVATPPKEIIPRETNMGEIGSAQWPNKLVLAKPTASEEVSCGVVKEPAPCGPGPWGGDGGRPWDDGVFSGIKQIYLTKVPEGLCSVQIEYDRGRQPVWSVKHGGNGGDTMHRIQLEYPHEVLTCISGYYGSITKDERHVIIKSLTFHTSRGQYGPYGEEVGKFFTSTTTEGKVVGFHGRSSSYLDAIGVHMQHWLGSQKTSRSSLFKLF; encoded by the exons ATGATGTTTTGGATGCAGAGTTCTGAGGATTCAATGAAGAAATCCTCATCAGTTGGACCGTGGGGAGGCAATGGAGGGTCCCGTTGGGATGACGGGATATACTCAGGTGTAAGGCAATTGGTGATAGTTCATGGGGCAGGAATTGACTCCATCCAGATTGAATATGATAAGAAAGGATCCTCTATCTGGTCAGAGAAGCATGGTGGAAGTGGAGGCAATAAAACTGACAAG GTGAAACTTGATTATCCAGATGAGTTCCTAACTTCAATTCATGGATACTATGGTAGCTTAAATCAATGGGGGCAAAACTTAGTTAGGTCACTGAGTTTTGAGAGCAACAAGAAAAATTATGGTCCATTTGGTGTTGAAAAGGGGACACGTTTTTCGGTCCCAATGAACGGGGCCAAGATTGTTGGGTTTCATGGCAGATGTGGTTCGTACATAGATGCAATCGGAGTCTATCTGAAGTCCTTGAAGAAACCAGATCCATCCAAAGCTTTGGTTCATCAGAACCACATTAATAACACTGCTGAGAACTTTGGTTATTCTGTGTTACAAGGAAGTGTAAACCAGAACTATGACATTGTCCTTGCTGTAAGACAGAAAGATGATTTCGGTAAGCCTCAGCCTCTTCCAAACAATGTCTCCAATGTCTCCGGGAAGATTTCTCTTGTCAAAGAATCCAACAATTTTGAACACAAAGGAAAG GTAGCTCATTTAGTAAAGTCACCCCAGAGGGTGGAAGGTGTCACATATGGGCCTTGGGGTGGCATTGGTGGATATACATTTGATGATGGAACCTATGAAGGAATCAGGCAAATTAACCTGTCGCGCAATGTTGGAATTGTATGGATTAGAGTTTTGTATGATCATGAAGGGGAGGCCATATGGGGATGCAAGCAAGGTGGAACAGGAGGATATAAAAGTGATAAG ATAGTCTTTGATTTCCCATATGAAGTCCTGACACATATTTCAGGCTACTATGGACCTTTGATGTACATGGGGCCTGTTGTTATAAGGTCACTAACTTTCTTCACCACCAAAAGGAGGTATGGACCATATGGGGAAGAACAAGGAACTTATTTCACcacaaaggtgaaagaaggTAAAGTGGTTGGAATTCATGGGAGAAAAGGTTTGTTCTTAGATGCTTTAGGTGTACATGTGGTAGAAGGGAAAGTAGTAGCACCAGTGGCAACACCTCCCAAGGAAATCATCCCCAGAGAAACAAATATGGGTGAGATAGGCAGTGCTCAATGGCCTAACAAGCTGGTTCTTGCTAAGCCAACAGCATCTGAAGAG GTTTCTTGTGGTGTGGTTAAAGAACCAGCTCCATGTGGACCAGGTCCATGGGGTGGAGATGGAGGTAGACCCTGGGATGATGGAGTCTTTTCTGGGATTAAGCAGATTTATTTGACAAAAGTACCTGAAGGCCTCTGCTCTGTTCAAATCGAGTATGATCGAGGCAGGCAACCTGTGTGGTCTGTGAAACATGGCGGCAATGGAGGAGACACCATGCATAGG ATACAACTGGAGTATCCACATGAGGTGCTGACTTGTATATCTGGCTATTATGGGTCAATCACTAAGGATGAGAGGCATGTAATCATAAAGTCACTGACATTCCACACCAGTCGCGGCCAGTATGGTCCATATGGTGAGGAAGTAGGGAAGTTCTTCACTTCAACCACTACAGAGGGCAAGGTGGTTGGTTTCCATGGGAGGAGCAGCTCCTACTTGGATGCCATTGGGGTTCATATGCAGCACTGGCTTGGAAGTCAGAAAACTTCAAGGTCTTCCCTCTTCAAGCTATTTTGA
- the LOC130733983 gene encoding LOW QUALITY PROTEIN: pentatricopeptide repeat-containing protein At1g19720-like (The sequence of the model RefSeq protein was modified relative to this genomic sequence to represent the inferred CDS: deleted 1 base in 1 codon) yields MEKCLIILPTKSRPPLSIPSYSASQFEFIASTRVHANSNYVSMSIRSLPYPKFMDAQLNQLCSNGPLSDAVAILDSLAEQGSKVRPITYMNLLQSCIDRDCIEVGRELHARIGLVGNVNPFVETKLVSMYSKCGHLSEARKVFDEMRERNLFTWSAMIGACSREKSWEEVVDLFYDMVRHGFLPDEFLLPKILQACGKCGDLETGRLIHSVAIRHGMCSSIRVNNSIMAVYAKCGEMGFAKKLFKSMDERDSVTWNAIITGFCQNGDIEQARKYFDAMQEEGVEPGLVTWNILIASYNQLGRCDIAMDLMRKMESFGLTPDVYTWSSMISGFTQKGRTYHALDLLRKMLLSGVEPNSITVASAASACASLQSLSMALEIHGIGVKMSLVDDVLTGNSLIDMYSKCGDLEAAQRIFDMMYERDVYSWNTIIGGYCHAGFCGKAYELFMKMQDSDSPPNVVTWNALITGYMQSGAEDQALDLFKRIEKDGKIKRNVASWNSLIAGFLQSGQKDKAMQIFRRMQFFQIAPNSVTVLSILPAFANLVAGKKVKEIHCCALRRNLVSEISVSNILVEHYAKSGNLMYSRRIFDGLPLKDIISWNIMLSGYVLHGSSESALDLFYQMRKEGLQPTRGTFASIILAYSHAGMVDEGTRIFSSITEEYQIRPGLEHYSATVYLLGRSGKLAEALEFIQNMPVSPNFSVWHTLLTACRVHRNFRLAILAAELALEMLLAIFMLARNATCV; encoded by the exons ATGGAAAAATGCCTCATTATCTTACCCACTAAATCAAGACCTCCTCTTTCAATCCCATCTTACAGTGCCTCCCAATTTGAGTTTATTGCCTCAACAAGAGTCCATGCAAACTCCAACTATGTATCTATGTCCATAAGGTCACTTCCATACCCAAAATTCATGGATGCCCAGTTGAACCAGTTATGCAGTAATGGCCCCCTGAGTGATGCTGTGGCAATTCTTGACTCCCTGGCTGAACAAGGCTCCAAGGTGAGACCCATCACCTATATGAACTTGCTACAGTCTTGTATTGACAGGGACTGTATTGAGGTGGGTAGAGAGTTGCATGCTCGGATTGGATTGGTGGGAAATGTGAATCCTTTTGTGGAGACCAAGCTGGTGAGCATGTATTCAAAATGTGGGCATTTGAGTGAGGCACGCAAAGTGTTTGATGAAATGCGTGAGAGGAATTTGTTCACTTGGTCTGCTATGATTGGTGCCTGCTCCAGGGAGAAGAGTTGGGAGGAGGTTGTGGACCTCTTTTATGACATGGTGCGGCATGGTTTCTTGCCTGATGAGTTTTTGCTTCCGAAGATCTTGCAAGCGTGCGGGAAGTGCGGGGATTTGGAGACCGGGAGGTTGATTCATTCGGTGGCGATTCGGCATGGGATGTGCTCTTCCATTCGGGTGAATAATTCAATTATGGCTGTGTATGCTAAGTGTGGGGAGATGGGTTTTGCAAAGAAGCTTTTTAAGAGTATGGATGAGAGAGACAGTGTGACCTGGAATGCAATAATAACTGGATTTTGCCAGAATGGTGATATTGAACAAGCTCGGAAATACTTTGATGCAATGCAGGAAGAAGGAGTTGAACCTGGTTTGGTGACTTGGAACATTTTGATTGCTAGTTATAATCAGTTAGGGCGTTGTGATATCGCAATGGATTTAATGAGGAAGATGGAGAGTTTTGGGTTAACTCCAGATGTATATACTTGGTCTTCTATGATTTCTGGGTTTACTCAAAAGGGTAGGACATATCATGCTTTAGATTTGTTGAGAAAGATGTTATTATCAGGGGTTGAGCCTAACAGCATTACAGTTGCAAGTGCAGCCTCGGCATGTGCGTCCTTACAATCACTAAGTATGGCTTTAGAAATCCATGGTATTGGTGTTAAGATGAGTTTGGTTGATGATGTGCTAACTGGTAATTCACTGATTGACATGTATTCCAAGTGCGGGGATCTAGAAGCTGCTCAACGCATTTTTGATATGATGTATGAGAGAGATGTATATTCTTGGAATACAATTATCGGAGGATATTGCCATGCTGGTTTCTGCGGCAAAGCTTATGAGTTATTTATGAAAATGCAGGACTCTGATTCACCACCTAATGTAGTTACATGGAATGCATTGATTACAGGATATATGCAGAGTGGTGCTGAGGATCAGGCGTTGGATCTTTTTAAAAGGATTGAGAAAGATGGAAAAATTAAGCGAAACGTAGCATCATGGAATTCATTAATTGCTGGTTTCCTGCAAAGTGGACAAAAGGACAAGGCTATGCAGATATTTCGGCGTATGCAGTTTTTCCAGATAGCTCCTAACTCAGTCACAGTGCTAAGTATCCTTCCTGCCTTTGCAAATTTAGTGGCTGGGAAAAAAGTGAAAGAAATCCATTGTTGTGCCCTACGTAGAAATTTAGTGTCTGAAATTTCAGTGTCAAATATATTAGTT GAACATTATGCTAAGTCAGGAAATTTGATGTATTCCAGACGTATTTTTGATGGATTGCCATTGAAAGATATCATCAGTTGGAACATTATGCTTTCTGGTTATGTTCTACATGGCAGTTCAGAGTCTGCACTTGATCTATTTTATCAGATGAGGAAGGAAGGGCTTCAACCAACTAGAGGTACTTTTGCAAGCATCATCTTAGCTTATAGTCATGCTGGAATGGTGGATGAGGGGACGCGAATTTTCTCAAGCATTACTGAAGAATACCAGATTAGACCAGGTTTGGAGCATTATTCTGCTACGGTCTATTTGCTTGGTCGTTCAGGTAAGCTTGCTGAAGCACTGGAGTTTATTCAAAACATGCCTGTTTCACCGAATTTCTCTGTTTGGCACACCTTGCTGACCGCCTGCAGAGTTCATAGAAATTTTAGACTGGCAATCCTGGCAgcagaactagcattggagatgctcttagcaATATTCATGTTGGCCCGTaatgccacatgtgtttaa
- the LOC130729074 gene encoding uncharacterized protein LOC130729074: MALLGKWNLRYLTEPQSLWCRVIKARSEKYGDSSWWKDIQASCVFEGWNWFETGLQKTMLEGDATKFWNENWIGPGALDLRFRRLYNLSQQKREVVKNMGKWSNGVWNWEFKWRRRLRGREVQWLEEMLGELRAVRLTENKRDKWVWSHEGEGVFTVNSSYLFLQGQHLEDEDPVFKQVWSTPVPSNTKAFIWRLLRDRVQTRENLCKRRVLARGVATMCPLCLQEEESSTHLFLRCAATSPIWYACSGWLGFRTVLAPSIRDHLLQFPSIGRNKAQRAGEHAIWMAIVWSIWIKRNKVIFQGDAFDSDQILELAQLRVWQWLRVKIDGFSYSLFEWKENPGVCILSL, translated from the coding sequence ATGGCATTACTGGGCAAATGGAATTTGAGGTATTTGACTGAACCACAGAGCCTTTGGTGTAGGGTGATAAAGGCGAGGAGCGAAAAGTATGGTGACTCATCTTGGTGGAAAGACATTCAGGCCAGCTGCGTTTTTGAGGGGTGGAACTGGTTTGAAACTGGACTTCAGAAAACTATGTTAGAAGGTGACGCTACAAAATTCTGGAATGAAAATTGGATTGGCCCCGGAGCTCTTGACCTTCGCTTCCGGAGACTGTATAATCTCTCACAGCAAAAACGTGAGGTTGTTAAAAATATGGGGAAGTGGTCCAATGGGGTGTGGAACTGGGAATTTAAATGGCGTAGGAGGCTTAGGGGGAGGGAGGTGCAATGGTTGGAGGAAATGCTAGGGGAGTTAAGGGCGGTACGATTGACTGAAAATAAACGGGACAAGTGGGTTTGGAGTCATGAAGGGGAGGGAGTTTTTACGGTTAACTCTTCTTACTTGTTTTTGCAGGGACAACACTTGGAGGATGAAGATCCTGTGTTCAAACAGGTATGGTCGACTCCAGTACCTTCGAACACTAAAGCGTTCATTTGGCGTTTACTGAGGGACAGGGTGCAAACACGGGAGAACTTATGCAAGAGGCGCGTCCTTGCAAGGGGAGTGGCTACCATGTGCCCTCTGTGTTTACAAGAGGAGGAATCTAGTACGCACCTATTTCTTCGATGTGCTGCTACAAGTCCAATTTGGTATGCTTGTTCGGGCTGGCTCGGGTTTCGGACGGTATTGGCACCGTCAATACGGGACCATCTCCTCCAATTTCCGTCAATTGGAAGAAACAAAGCGCAAAGGGCAGGAGAACATGCTATCTGGATGGCTATCGTGTGGTCGATCTGGATAAAAAGGAACAAAGTGATTTTTCAGGGAGATGCTTTTGACAGTGATCAGATTCTGGAACTGGCACAGCTGAGAGTATGGCAGTGGCTGAGGGTGAAAATAGATGGTTTCAGTTACTCTTTGTTTGAATGGAAGGAGAATCCGGGTGTGTGCATCTTATCCCTTTAA